One Phaseolus vulgaris cultivar G19833 chromosome 11, P. vulgaris v2.0, whole genome shotgun sequence genomic window carries:
- the LOC137838591 gene encoding protein SUPPRESSOR OF K(+) TRANSPORT GROWTH DEFECT 1-like gives MYSNFKEQAIEYVKQAVDEDNKGNYAKAFQLYMNALEYFKTHLKYEKNPKIKEAITQKFTEYLRRAEEIRAVLDDGPSGPPSSGDAAVATRPKTKTKPKDGAGGDGEDPEQAKLRAGLNSAIVREKPDVKWNDVAGLESAKQALQEAVILPVKFPQFFTGKRRPWRAFLLYGPPGTGKSYLAKAVATEADSTFFSVSSSDLVSKWMGESEKLVSNLFEMARESAPSIIFIDEIDSLCGQRGEGNESEASRRIKTEVLVQMQGVGHNDQKVLVLAATNTPYALDQAIRRRFDKRIYIPLPDLKARQHMFKVHLGDTPHNLTESDFEHLARKTGGFSGSDISVCVKDVLFEPVRKTQDAMFFFKNSEGMWIPCGAKQQSAIQITMQELAAKGLASQILPPPISRTDFDKVLARQRPTVSKADLDVHERFTKEFGEEG, from the exons atgtatAGCAATTTCAAAGAACAAGCAATAGAGTACGTGAAGCAAGCGGTGGATGAAGACAACAAAGGTAATTACGCCAAAGCGTTCCAACTTTACATGAACGCGTTGGAGTACTTCAAAACGCACCTCAAGTATGAGAAGAACCCTAAGATCAAGGAGGCAATCACGCAGAAATTCACCGAGTACCTGCGTCGGGCCGAGGAGATCCGGGCCGTTCTCGACGATGGGCCTAGCGGCCCACCTTCTTCCGGGGATGCTGCCGTCGCGACCAggcccaagaccaagaccaagccCAAGGACGGCGCAGGCGGTGACGGAGAGGATCCTGAACAGGCCAAGCTCCGGGCCGGGCTCAACTCCGCCATCGTTAGGGAAAAGCCCGACGTGAAGTGGAACGACGTGGCGGGGTTGGAGAGCGCCAAACAAGCTCTTCAGGAAGCGGTTATCTTGCCCGTGAAGTTTCCTCAGTTTTTCACCG GTAAACGACGACCTTGGAGAGCGTTTTTGTTGTACGGACCACCGGGGACGGGTAAATCGTATTTGGCCAAGGCTGTTGCAACAGAAGCTGATTCTACGTTCTTCAG TGTTTCTTCATCAGACCTGGTTTCAAAGTGGATGGGTGAAAGTGAAAAGCTGGTTTCAAATCTTTTCGAAATGGCTCGTGAAAGTGCACCATCTATCATATTCATTGATGAAATAGATTCTTTGTGTGGTCAGCGTGGAGAGGGTAATGAGAGTGAGGCTTCAAGACGAATTAAAACTGAAGTTCTGGTTCAGATGCAG GGTGTAGGACACAATGATCAGAAGGTTCTTGTTCTAGCAGCTACAAATACACCTTATGCTCTAGACCAG GCAATAAGGCGACGTTTTGATAAGCGAATATACATACCCCTACCAGATTTGAAGGCTCGCCAACACATGTTCAAG GTTCACCTAGGAGATACTCCCCATAATTTGACCGAAAGCGATTTTGAACATTTGGCTCGCAAGACAGGGGGGTTTTCAGGTTCAGATATATCTGTCTGT GTGAAAGATGTTTTATTTGAACCTGTTCGCAAAACCCAAGATGCCATGTTTTTCTTTAAGAATTCTGAGGGTATGTGGATTCCATGTGGAGCAAAGCAACAAAGTGCAATACAAATTACAATGCAGGAGCTTGCTGCGAAAGGACTTGCTTCACAG ATCCTGCCACCACCTATATCGAGGACAGATTTTGACAAAGTACTTGCTAGACAAAGACCCACTGTAAGCAAGGCCGACCTCGATGTTCATGAGAGATTCACAAAGGAGTTCGGAGAGGAAGGATAA